A window of the Ostrea edulis chromosome 1, xbOstEdul1.1, whole genome shotgun sequence genome harbors these coding sequences:
- the LOC125664222 gene encoding uncharacterized protein LOC125664222 — protein sequence MAEAKPSLHRDGTMQVTAKEGIGYLESEGKTKLLEMQGLKDPEPVPNSLKRDGTMAVTAKEAEQLLGKDKPDEDAKTRGQQQKIEDIKEEKPARKGRLAKGVTMIGTAKEAEQLLGADKPDADAMTRGQQKKIEEISKEAPSTPKKVRIQKQGTMAATAKEAKERVLGKEKLGDTRAETKLSKKSKPGALKRFSTINKAIEEAKYVVPEINVNEGRKLRSANKKPAMKRAGTMQTTAAAGKEYLKRSKKAKTSGDSSEED from the exons ATGGCAGAGGCAAAACCTTCCCTCCATCGTGATGGTACGATGCAGGTGACTGCAAAG GAAGGAATTGGTTACCTTGAATCCGAGGGTAAAACAAAGTTACTGGAAATGCAGGGATTGAAGGACCCGGAGCCTGTACCAAACTCCCTGAAAAGAGACGGCACAATGGCAGTCACTGCCAAG GAGGCTGAACAGTTGTTGGGTAAGGACAAACCAGATGAAGACGCCAAGACTAGGGGACAACAACAGAAAATAGAAGATATTAAGGAGGAGAAACCCGCTAGGAAAGGTCGACTGGCTAAAGGAGTCACCATGATTGGGACAGCAAAG GAAGCAGAACAGTTACTGGGGGCTGACAAACCTGATGCAGATGCCATGACTAGGGGACAACAGAAGAAAATCGAGGAAATCTCAAAAGAGGCTCCGTCCACACCAAAGAAAGTTAGAATTCAGAAACAAGGCACAATGGCTGCAACTGCAAAG GAAGCCAAGGAACGAGTTCTAGGGAAAGAAAAACTAGGTGATACAAGAGCAGAAACGAAACTCAGCAAAAAATCCAAACCCGGTGCCCTCAAACGATTTAGTACAATTAACAAGGCTATCGAAGAAG CCAAGTATGTTGTTCCGGAGATCAATGTAAATGAGGGGAGAAAATTGCGCTCTGCCAACAAGAAACCTGCCATGAAGAGGGCAGGAACGATGCAGACCACAGCTGCTGCAGGGAAAGAATACCTAAAACGATCAAAGAAAGCTAAAACATCGGGAGATTCCAGCGAGGAGGACTAA